Proteins found in one Panicum hallii strain FIL2 chromosome 4, PHallii_v3.1, whole genome shotgun sequence genomic segment:
- the LOC112889624 gene encoding lipoxygenase homology domain-containing protein 1-like has protein sequence MDALAMDKISIILVLLASSYGAVLQGHARPVLSSDNALLQRNDDETASVGATRNFTYLFEVQTGDMRLAGTDSQLTFTFSDTDSNSFELVYDGNGEIYQQFFERGQYNYDEFTKDIFMKPCRLKIKTDGRGAAPSWYCEWVKISVWGQRFEDHYEHRFIVQHWIGPNDPDPSELTVNDCNKASMASAKKNMPSSFSII, from the exons ATGGATGCTCTAGCCATGGATAAGATTTCCATCATACTTGTCTTGCTCGCCTCTTCCTACGGTGCTGTCCTGCAAGGACATGCTAGACCCGTCTTGTCGTCAGACAATGCCTTG TTACAACGCAATGACGACGAGACTGCCTCTGTTGGCGCCACCCGCAATTTCACATACCTATTCGAGGTGCAGACGGGGGACATGAGGTTGGCCGGCACGGACTCTCAGCTTACCTTCACATTCTCAGATACAGATTCCAACAGCTTCGAACTCGTGTACGATGGCAACGGAGAGATTTACCAGCAGTTTTTCGAGAGAGGTCAGTACAACTATGACGAGTTCACCAAGGATATATTCATGAAACCCTGCCGCCTCAAGATCAAGACCGATGGCCGGGGTGCCGCCCCGTCATGGTACTGTGAGTGGGTCAAGATCTCGGTCTGGGGGCAAAGATTTGAGGACCACTACGAGCACAGGTTCATTGTGCAGCATTGGATTGGCCCTAATGATCCGGATCCAAGTGAGTTAACCGTTAACGACTGCAACAAAGCTTCGATGGCATCTGCGAAGAAGAATATGCCATCGTCCTTCTCTATAATCTAA